The genomic interval GGCAGACCGCACTGTCCAGGGAAATAACGATATCACCCAGGAGTCCGCTCCCGCCCGGTATCTCCTCTCCCTCCGACTGTGAGAAAGAAAGGACATCTGTGGGGCTGTCGATGCCCCGGTAGGCTCTGTTGAGCGAACGGATCTCCTCGTCATCGGTGACGAGGATGCTGAGTTCGGCGTCACTCCTGTCCAAGTCGCTTAATATTCTTGACGCCAGCTCCGTCAGGCTCTTCCGGTGTGCCTCCATCTCCGGTTTCCGACTCAGAAACTGGATCATCTTTTCTCTTTTTCTCCCTCTTGCGCTCTTCAGTGATTCCTTGCGGCTCGGGGTAATCGATACGGTGATGCAGGATCCCCGTGACCGTTCTCGTGAAACTCCTCGCTATCTGGTGAAGTTCCCGGAGAGTCAGGTTCGACTCGTCAAGCTGCCCGTCGATGAAAATATCGTTGATGATCTTCTGGATCAGCCCCCGGATCCGTGCGGGAGTCGGGTCGGTCAGGACCTTGGAGGCAGCTTCCACCGCGTCGG from bacterium carries:
- the ybeY gene encoding rRNA maturation RNase YbeY codes for the protein MDRSDAELSILVTDDEEIRSLNRAYRGIDSPTDVLSFSQSEGEEIPGGSGLLGDIVISLDSAVCQAVEIGHPVGEEMRRLLVHGVLHLIGYDHVKGGEESVRMRAAEEKYLSLAYEPD